The following are from one region of the Stanieria cyanosphaera PCC 7437 genome:
- a CDS encoding haloacid dehalogenase-like hydrolase has product MGEPLNIVVNNQVGCYKPNSPTTTIEAIKTASKDTPIIIDFDETLLLRNSTAEYLNSLQPRLIGALLLRIFNYFQPWNWLPSSIRGKDSRDWFLIIGTTLLLPWTLLLWQKKAKQLAKDFSNNEIISALNQNNQADVVVATLGFNLIVIPILKHIPINYSQIVTCRFWRGAIDRHKGKLQMVIDALGVEAVESSLVVTDSSDDIPLLAKVAQPYYVIWSQAKYTVPMNDLYLPFFYLEKVKRPGQKYLFKAILGEDLWIIWLSYSWLSSQRLIHALSMLLLLISFWCIYEVGYWENDLVAEKYEEKPVLSESYYNYQQISNVWQPWLWSFCFAVFGIIFLVASQNNFVTANLSLENGKILALPLIKWISFLAVVRGYFWIYNYVNKRTRIWLYLPLQIYRYFGYLLITPINLVGTILLVTQVLTRYMPYALYRYGGGKMENWSQLPKRLFCFLIFVFILSALTVGSGDISLLLNQQSLAILLWCFLQAGYRMWQEIRQIKPIYSDGTNQVTES; this is encoded by the coding sequence ATGGGAGAACCGCTTAACATTGTTGTTAACAATCAAGTAGGGTGCTATAAACCAAATTCTCCTACAACAACAATAGAAGCAATCAAAACAGCTTCAAAAGATACACCAATCATTATTGATTTTGATGAAACTCTTTTACTTCGCAATTCTACAGCAGAATATCTCAACAGTTTACAACCTCGATTAATTGGAGCTTTATTACTTAGAATATTCAACTATTTTCAACCGTGGAATTGGTTACCATCATCGATAAGAGGCAAAGACTCGCGAGATTGGTTTTTGATTATAGGAACTACTTTACTTTTGCCCTGGACATTATTATTGTGGCAAAAAAAAGCTAAACAATTAGCTAAAGATTTTAGTAATAACGAAATAATTTCTGCTTTAAATCAAAATAATCAGGCTGATGTCGTAGTTGCTACTTTAGGCTTTAATTTAATTGTGATACCGATTCTAAAACATATTCCAATTAATTACAGTCAAATAGTTACTTGTCGTTTTTGGCGAGGTGCAATAGATAGACACAAAGGTAAACTACAAATGGTAATAGATGCCTTAGGAGTTGAAGCAGTAGAAAGTTCATTAGTAGTAACAGATTCTTCTGATGATATTCCTTTACTTGCCAAAGTAGCGCAACCTTATTATGTAATTTGGTCACAAGCTAAATATACTGTGCCAATGAATGATCTTTATTTACCTTTCTTTTATTTAGAAAAAGTAAAAAGACCTGGACAAAAGTATTTATTTAAAGCAATTCTTGGTGAAGATTTGTGGATTATTTGGTTAAGCTATAGTTGGCTTAGTTCCCAACGATTAATCCATGCTTTAAGTATGTTATTGTTGTTAATTTCTTTCTGGTGTATTTACGAAGTTGGTTATTGGGAAAACGATTTAGTAGCGGAAAAATATGAAGAAAAACCAGTGTTATCTGAAAGTTACTACAATTATCAACAAATAAGCAATGTGTGGCAGCCTTGGTTGTGGTCTTTTTGTTTTGCTGTGTTTGGAATAATTTTCTTAGTAGCTAGTCAAAACAACTTTGTAACTGCCAATTTGAGTTTGGAAAATGGGAAAATATTAGCATTACCTTTAATTAAATGGATCAGTTTTTTAGCGGTAGTAAGGGGTTATTTTTGGATTTATAATTATGTCAATAAACGTACACGAATTTGGTTATACTTGCCGTTACAAATTTATCGATATTTTGGTTATCTTTTGATAACTCCTATTAATTTGGTTGGTACGATTTTGTTAGTAACTCAAGTACTAACACGTTATATGCCTTATGCTCTTTATCGCTACGGAGGAGGCAAAATGGAAAATTGGTCACAGTTACCTAAAAGGCTTTTTTGTTTTTTGATATTTGTATTTATACTTTCTGCTTTAACTGTTGGTAGCGGAGATATTTCTCTGTTACTCAATCAACAATCTTTAGCTATCTTATTATGGTGTTTTTTACAAGCAGGTTATCGGATGTGGCAAGAAATTCGTCAAATCAAACCGATTTATAGTGATGGTACTAATCAAGTTACTGAAAGCTAG
- a CDS encoding HAD-IIB family hydrolase, whose amino-acid sequence MVRLIIFTDLDGTLLNQEDYDYQPAIAILNQLKKQQIPVIPVTSKTRSEVEGLRQEIDLSDPFIVENGSGIFIPQSSNNWWKVAQADQINQYHLHSLGCSYTKAREGLKKISADLEYNLQGFGDLSEQTIQSLTGLPPEEAKLAKQREFTEPFISPKQIDAKIVEDTAAKYGFRVLLGDRFSHLIDAQAGKGKAVRWLMSNHQLLAEEEVITVGLGNSPNDLEMLEAVDIPIVIASVQGVHPGLVSKGWQVAPAPGSQGWAEAVAAIYEQYL is encoded by the coding sequence ATGGTAAGGCTAATCATTTTTACAGATTTAGATGGCACACTACTCAACCAGGAAGACTATGACTATCAACCAGCCATTGCGATTCTCAACCAGCTAAAGAAACAACAAATTCCTGTCATCCCAGTTACTAGTAAAACTCGCTCCGAAGTAGAGGGATTACGTCAGGAAATAGATTTGAGTGATCCGTTTATAGTTGAAAATGGTAGCGGTATTTTTATTCCTCAAAGCAGTAATAATTGGTGGAAAGTGGCTCAGGCAGACCAAATCAATCAATACCATTTACATAGTTTAGGATGTAGCTATACCAAAGCTAGAGAGGGATTAAAAAAGATATCTGCTGATCTAGAGTATAATTTGCAAGGATTTGGCGATCTGTCGGAACAAACAATTCAATCGCTCACTGGACTACCACCAGAAGAAGCAAAATTGGCTAAACAAAGGGAATTTACTGAACCTTTTATTTCACCAAAACAGATTGATGCCAAAATTGTTGAAGATACAGCAGCTAAATATGGATTTAGAGTTTTACTTGGCGATCGCTTTTCTCATTTAATTGATGCTCAGGCAGGTAAAGGAAAAGCAGTTCGATGGTTAATGAGTAATCACCAATTATTGGCAGAAGAAGAAGTTATTACAGTAGGTTTGGGTAATAGTCCAAATGATTTAGAAATGTTAGAAGCGGTAGATATTCCTATCGTTATTGCTTCTGTGCAAGGTGTTCATCCTGGTTTAGTTTCAAAAGGATGGCAAGTCGCTCCTGCACCTGGTTCTCAAGGATGGGCAGAAGCAGTAGCAGCTATTTATGAGCAATACTTATAG